In the genome of Nymphaea colorata isolate Beijing-Zhang1983 chromosome 9, ASM883128v2, whole genome shotgun sequence, one region contains:
- the LOC116260223 gene encoding uncharacterized protein At2g29880-like, with product MEGSSSRNDSLVWSDAQLDHLIELLVEQSRLPSMKSGANLKPKAYKVIERQMIEMFGPNFKVEKIKNKLKSTKADYNECRQILSTSGFGWDPINQCVDVENEVWVEYIQKFPDRRKFKGGQKWKHYQQLDEVFGQSIANGIGSFTCSSLNRSNDLQTDEPPETPTTHNPNLGYNVHENVSFTQMLNEDSPVPSPTQVQQDSQQTGFESRTTNSSNKRARVSANHGGYETILQEIADTFRTMIDTSSYSCLNKCLELLQEMLELGEIDAGMHLKATMLMEKPNKPVVFLKLLPTQRVPWLLANVNHP from the exons ATGGAAGGTTCAAGCTCAAGAAATGATAGTCTTGTCTGGAGTGACGCTCAACTAGATCATCTTATAGAACTTCTAGTTGAGCAATCAAGACTCCCTAGCATGAAGTCAGGTGCTAATTTAAAGCCAAAAGCGTATAAGGTCATTGAACGACAAATGATAGAAATGTTTGGCCCAaatttcaaagttgaaaaaataaaaaacaaattgaagagtaCGAAAGCAGACTACAATGAGTGCAGACAAATTTTGTCAACAAGTGGGTTCGGTTGGGACCCGATAAACCAGTGCGTAGATGTTGAAAATGAAGTTTGGGTGGAGTACATTCAG AAATTCCCTGATCGGCGCAAGTTTAAAGGGGGGCAAAAATGGAAACATTATCAACAACTAGACGAAGTGTTTGGCCAGTCCATTGCAAATGGTATTGGTAGTTttacttgttcttcattgaataGATCTAATGACTTACAAACTGATGAACCACCCGAGACCCCTACAACACATAACCCTAATTTGGGTTACAATGTTCATGAAAATGTATCATTTACACAAATGTTGAACGAAGATTCTCCTGTGCCATCACCGACGCAGGTTCAACAAGATTCACAACAAACTGGATTTGAAAGTAGGACAACAAACTCATCAAATAAAAGAGCAAGAGTAAGTGCGAATCACGGGGGTTATGAAACGATATTGCAGGAAATAGCTGATACTTTTCGTACAATGATAGACACATCCTCATACAGCTGCTTGAACAAATGTTTAGAGCTATTGCAAGAAATGCTCGAGTTGGGAGAGATAGATGCTGGCATGCACTTAAAAGCCACGATGCTAATGGAGAAGCCAAACAAGCCAGTCGTCTTCCTCAAACTTCTGCCGACCCAACGTGTGCCTTGGTTGTTGGCTAATGTAAATCATCCATAG